The following coding sequences lie in one Rutidosis leptorrhynchoides isolate AG116_Rl617_1_P2 chromosome 4, CSIRO_AGI_Rlap_v1, whole genome shotgun sequence genomic window:
- the LOC139843362 gene encoding polygalacturonase-like produces the protein MANHFASILTIFANVIFTLTTVNAVNYNVITLGAKGDGRSDSTRAFMAAWVNACGSVTPATIYVPRGRYMVGAMQFTGPCRNGAITVRIDGTLVAPSNYFVLGHEQFWLHFYSVSGVTIVGGTLDAQGAGLWACKASRSRNCPDGATSLAIFNSRNVLVYGLSSVNSQMFHIVVNGCDNVAVVGANVMAPWNSPNTDGIHVQLSTGVTILNSKIGTGDDCISIGPGARNLWIEGVACGPGHGISIGSLGKDYNEQGVQNVTVKRTTFWGSENGLRIKSWARPSNGFVDGVLFQNAIMTNVQNPIVIDQNYCPVHNCPSQASGVKISNVRYQDIHGTSATKVAVKLDCSKKYPCQGITMQDVNLSFRNQLSAYAYCANAAGTTLGVMKPTGCL, from the exons ATGGCTAACCACTTTGCTTCCATCCTCACCATTTTTGCTAATGTTATCTTCACGTTAACCACCGTTAACGCCGTTAATTACAATGTGATAACATTGGGTGCAAAAGGAGATGGTAGAAGTGATTCCACTAGAGCCTTTATGGCTGCATGGGTTAATGCATGTGGTTCGGTTACGCCCGCAACCATTTATGTTCCTAGAGGAAGGTACATGGTTGGGGCGATGCAGTTCACCGGTCCATGTAGAAATGGAGCCATCACAGTGCGTATTGATGGCACCCTGGTGGCTCCGTCTAATTACTTTGTTTTGGGACATGAACAATTTTGGTTGCACTTTTATAGCGTTAGTGGTGTCACTATTGTTGGTGGCACCCTTGACGCTCAAGGTGCAGGTTTATGGGCCTGTAAAGCATCTCGTTCGAGAAACTGTCCAGATGGTGCCACG AGTTTAGCAATATTCAATTCAAGGAATGTATTGGTGTATGGGTTGAGTTCAGTGAACAGTCAAATGTTCCACATCGTGGTGAACGGTTGTGATAACGTGGCAGTTGTGGGTGCAAACGTCATGGCTCCATGGAACAGCCCAAATACTGACGGAATTCACGTTCAGTTATCCACAGGAGTTACCATTTTAAACTCCAAAATTGGGACCGGTGATGATTGTATTTCTATTGGGCCTGGTGCAAGGAATTTGTGGATTGAAGGTGTTGCTTGTGGGCCCGGTCATGGCATAAG CATTGGAAGTTTAGGGAAGGATTATAATGAACAAGGCGTGCAAAATGTGACGGTGAAACGAACAACATTTTGGGGTTCCGAAAATGGTTTAAGGATCAAATCATGGGCTAGGCCAAGCAACGGGTTTGTTGATGGCGTTCTGTTTCAGAACGCCATCATGACTAACGTCCAAAACCCAATTGTTATTGATCAAAACTACTGTCCTGTCCATAATTGTCCAAGTCAG GCTTCGGGCGTGAAAATAAGCAACGTGAGGTATCAAGACATTCATGGAACATCTGCAACTAAAGTGGCAGTAAAGCTTGATTGCAGTAAAAAGTACCCATGTCAAGGAATCACAATGCAAGATGTAAACTTGAGCTTCAGGAACCAGCTTTCGGCATATGCATATTGTGCTAATGCAGCAGGGACAACTTTAGGTGTGATGAAACCAACCGGCTGTTTGTAG